Proteins encoded by one window of Nomascus leucogenys isolate Asia chromosome 19, Asia_NLE_v1, whole genome shotgun sequence:
- the GIT1 gene encoding ARF GTPase-activating protein GIT1 isoform X1 translates to MSRKGPRAEVCADCSAPDPGWASISRGVLVCDECCSVHRSLGRHISIVKHLRHSAWPPTLLQMVHTLASNGANSIWEHSLLDPAQVQSGRRKANPQDKVHPIKSEFIRAKYQMLAFVHKLPCRDDDGVTAKDLSKQLHSSVRTGNLETCLRLLSLGAQANFFHPEKGTTPLHVAAKAGQTLQAELLVVYGADPGSPDVNGRTPIDYARQAGHHELAERLVECQYELTDRLAFYLCGRKPDHKNGHYIIPQMADRSRQKCMSQSLDLSELAKAAKKKLQALSNRLFEELAMDVYDEVDRRENDAVWLATQNHSTLVTERSAVPFLPVNPEYSATRNQGRQKLARFNAREFATLIIDILSEAKRRQQGKSLSSPTDNLELSLRSQSDLDDQHDYDSVASDEDTDQEPLRSTGATRSNRARSMDSSDLSDGAVTLQEYLELKKALATSEAKVQQLMKVNSSLSDELRRLQREIHKLQAENLQLRQPTGPVPTPPLPSERAEHTPMAPGGSTHRRDRQAFSMYEPGSALKPFGGPPGDELTTRLQPFHSTELEDDAIYSVHVPTGLYRIRKGVSASAVPFTPSSPLLSCSQEGSRHTSKLSRHGSGADSDYENTQSGDPLLGLEGKRFLELGKEEDFHPELESLDGDLDPGLPSTEDVILKTEQVTKNIQELLRAAQEFKHDSFVPCSEKIHLAVTEMASLFPKRPALEPVRSSLRLLNASAYRLQSECRKTVPPEPGAPVDFQLLTQQVIQCAYDIAKAAKQLVTITTREKKQ, encoded by the exons ATGTCCCGAAAGGGGCCGCGAGCGGAGGTGTGTGCGGACTGCAGCGCCCCGG ACCCTGGCTGGGCATCCATCAGCAGGGGTGTGCTGGTGTGTGACGAGTGCTGCAGTGTGCACCGGAGCCTGGGACGCCACATCTCCATTGTCAAGCACCTtcgccacagcgcctggcctccCACGCTGCTGCAG ATGGTGCACACGCTTGCCAGCAACGGGGCCAACTCCATCTGGGAGCACTCCCTGCTGGACCCCGCACAAGTGCAGAGCGGCCGGCGTAAAGCCAACCCCCAAGACAAAGTCCA CCCCATCAAGTCAGAGTTCATCAGGGCCAAGTACCAGATGCTGGCGTTTGTGCACAAGCTTCCCTGCCGGGATGATGATGGCGTCACCGCCAAAGACCTCAGCAAG caactgcactctagcgtgcGGACAGGCAACCTGGAGACATGTCTGCGCCTGCTATCCCTGGGTGCCCAGGCCAACTTCTTCCACCCAGAGAAGGGCACCACACCTCTGCACGTGGCTGCCAAGGCAGGGCAGACACTGCAGGCCGAGCTGCTTGTAGTGTATGGGGCTGACCCTGGCTCCCCTGATGTTAATGGCCGCACACCCATTGACTATGCCAG GCAGGCGGGGCACCATGAGCTGGCAGAAAGGCTGGTTGAGTGCCAATATGAGCTCACTGACCGGCTGGCCTTCTACCTCTGTGGACGCAAGCCAG atCACAAGAATGGGCATTACATCATCCCACAGATGGCTGACAG ATCTCGGCAAAAGTGCATGTCTCAGAG CCTGGACTTATCCGAATTGGCCAAAGCTGCTAAGAAGAAGCTGCAGGCG ctCAGCAACCGGCTTTTTGAGGAACTCGCCATGGACGTGTATGATGAGGTGGATCGAAGAGAAAATGATGCAG TGTGGCTGGCTACCCAAAACCACAGCACTCTGGTGACAGAGCGCAGTGCCGTGCCCTTCCTGCCTGTTAACCCGGAATACTCAGCCACGCGGAATCAG GGGCGACAAAAGCTGGCCCGCTTTAATGCCCGAGAGTTTGCCACCTTGATCATCGACATTCTCAGTGAGGCCAAGCGGAGACAGCAGGGGAAGAGCCTGAGCAGCCCCACAG ACAACCTCGAGCTGTCTCTGCGGAGCCAGAGTGACCTCGACGACCAGCACGACTACGACAGCGTGGCCTCTGACGAGGACACAGACCAGGAGCCCCTGCGCAGTACCGGCGCCACTCGGAGCAACCGCGCCCGG AGCATGGACTCCTCGGACTTGTCTGATGGGGCTGTGACGCTGCAGGAGTACCTGGAGCTGAAGAAGGCCCTGGCTACATCGGAGGCAAAAGTGCAGCAGCTCATGAAGGTCAACAGTAGCCTGAGCGACGAGCTCCGGAGGCTGCAGCGAGAG ATCCACAAGCTGCAGGCGGAGAACCTGCAGCTCCGGCAGCCAACAGGGCCGGTGCCCACACCTCCACTCCCCAGTGAACGGGCGGAACACACACCCATGGCTCCAGGCGGGAGCACACACCGCAGGGACCGCCAGGCCTTCTCCATGTATGAACCTGGCTCTGCCCTGAAGCCCTTCGGAGGCCCCCCTGGGGACGAGCTCACTACTCGGCTGCAGCCTTTCCACAGCACT GAGCTAGAGGACGACGCCATCTATTCAGTGCACGTCCCTACTGGCCTTTATCGG ATCCGGAAAGGGGTGTCTGCCTCAGCTGTGCCCTtcactccctcctccccactgctgTCCTGCTCCCAGGAAGGAAGCCGCCACACG AGCAAGCTTTCCCGCCACGGCAGCGGAGCCGACAGTGACTATGAGAACACGCAAAGTGGGGACCCACTGCTGGG GCTGGAAGGGAAGAGGTTTCTAGAGCTGGGCAAAGAGGAAGACTTCCACCCAGAGCTGGAAAGCCTGGATGGAGACCTAGATCCTGGGCTTCCCAGCACAGAGGATGTCATCTTGAAGACAGAGCAGGTCACCAAGAACATTCAGGAACTGTTGCgggcagcccaggagttcaagcatGACAG cTTCGTGCCCTGCTCAGAGAAGATCCATTTGGCTGTGACCGAGATGGCCTCCCTCTTCCCAAAG AGGCCAGCCCTGGAACCAGTGCGGAGCTCACTGCGGCTGCTCAACGCCAGCGCCTACCGGCTGCAGAGTGAGTGCCGGAAGACAGTGCCCCCAGAGCCCGGCGCCCCAGTGGACTTCCAGCTGCTGACTCAGCAGGTGATCCAGTGCGCCTATGACATCGCCAAGGCTGCCAAGCAGCTGGTCACCATCACCACCCGAGAGAAGAAGCAGTGA
- the GIT1 gene encoding ARF GTPase-activating protein GIT1 isoform X2: MSRKGPRAEVCADCSAPDPGWASISRGVLVCDECCSVHRSLGRHISIVKHLRHSAWPPTLLQMVHTLASNGANSIWEHSLLDPAQVQSGRRKANPQDKVHPIKSEFIRAKYQMLAFVHKLPCRDDDGVTAKDLSKQLHSSVRTGNLETCLRLLSLGAQANFFHPEKGTTPLHVAAKAGQTLQAELLVVYGADPGSPDVNGRTPIDYARQAGHHELAERLVECQYELTDRLAFYLCGRKPDHKNGHYIIPQMADSLDLSELAKAAKKKLQALSNRLFEELAMDVYDEVDRRENDAVWLATQNHSTLVTERSAVPFLPVNPEYSATRNQGRQKLARFNAREFATLIIDILSEAKRRQQGKSLSSPTDNLELSLRSQSDLDDQHDYDSVASDEDTDQEPLRSTGATRSNRARSMDSSDLSDGAVTLQEYLELKKALATSEAKVQQLMKVNSSLSDELRRLQREIHKLQAENLQLRQPTGPVPTPPLPSERAEHTPMAPGGSTHRRDRQAFSMYEPGSALKPFGGPPGDELTTRLQPFHSTELEDDAIYSVHVPTGLYRIRKGVSASAVPFTPSSPLLSCSQEGSRHTSKLSRHGSGADSDYENTQSGDPLLGLEGKRFLELGKEEDFHPELESLDGDLDPGLPSTEDVILKTEQVTKNIQELLRAAQEFKHDSFVPCSEKIHLAVTEMASLFPKRPALEPVRSSLRLLNASAYRLQSECRKTVPPEPGAPVDFQLLTQQVIQCAYDIAKAAKQLVTITTREKKQ; this comes from the exons ATGTCCCGAAAGGGGCCGCGAGCGGAGGTGTGTGCGGACTGCAGCGCCCCGG ACCCTGGCTGGGCATCCATCAGCAGGGGTGTGCTGGTGTGTGACGAGTGCTGCAGTGTGCACCGGAGCCTGGGACGCCACATCTCCATTGTCAAGCACCTtcgccacagcgcctggcctccCACGCTGCTGCAG ATGGTGCACACGCTTGCCAGCAACGGGGCCAACTCCATCTGGGAGCACTCCCTGCTGGACCCCGCACAAGTGCAGAGCGGCCGGCGTAAAGCCAACCCCCAAGACAAAGTCCA CCCCATCAAGTCAGAGTTCATCAGGGCCAAGTACCAGATGCTGGCGTTTGTGCACAAGCTTCCCTGCCGGGATGATGATGGCGTCACCGCCAAAGACCTCAGCAAG caactgcactctagcgtgcGGACAGGCAACCTGGAGACATGTCTGCGCCTGCTATCCCTGGGTGCCCAGGCCAACTTCTTCCACCCAGAGAAGGGCACCACACCTCTGCACGTGGCTGCCAAGGCAGGGCAGACACTGCAGGCCGAGCTGCTTGTAGTGTATGGGGCTGACCCTGGCTCCCCTGATGTTAATGGCCGCACACCCATTGACTATGCCAG GCAGGCGGGGCACCATGAGCTGGCAGAAAGGCTGGTTGAGTGCCAATATGAGCTCACTGACCGGCTGGCCTTCTACCTCTGTGGACGCAAGCCAG atCACAAGAATGGGCATTACATCATCCCACAGATGGCTGACAG CCTGGACTTATCCGAATTGGCCAAAGCTGCTAAGAAGAAGCTGCAGGCG ctCAGCAACCGGCTTTTTGAGGAACTCGCCATGGACGTGTATGATGAGGTGGATCGAAGAGAAAATGATGCAG TGTGGCTGGCTACCCAAAACCACAGCACTCTGGTGACAGAGCGCAGTGCCGTGCCCTTCCTGCCTGTTAACCCGGAATACTCAGCCACGCGGAATCAG GGGCGACAAAAGCTGGCCCGCTTTAATGCCCGAGAGTTTGCCACCTTGATCATCGACATTCTCAGTGAGGCCAAGCGGAGACAGCAGGGGAAGAGCCTGAGCAGCCCCACAG ACAACCTCGAGCTGTCTCTGCGGAGCCAGAGTGACCTCGACGACCAGCACGACTACGACAGCGTGGCCTCTGACGAGGACACAGACCAGGAGCCCCTGCGCAGTACCGGCGCCACTCGGAGCAACCGCGCCCGG AGCATGGACTCCTCGGACTTGTCTGATGGGGCTGTGACGCTGCAGGAGTACCTGGAGCTGAAGAAGGCCCTGGCTACATCGGAGGCAAAAGTGCAGCAGCTCATGAAGGTCAACAGTAGCCTGAGCGACGAGCTCCGGAGGCTGCAGCGAGAG ATCCACAAGCTGCAGGCGGAGAACCTGCAGCTCCGGCAGCCAACAGGGCCGGTGCCCACACCTCCACTCCCCAGTGAACGGGCGGAACACACACCCATGGCTCCAGGCGGGAGCACACACCGCAGGGACCGCCAGGCCTTCTCCATGTATGAACCTGGCTCTGCCCTGAAGCCCTTCGGAGGCCCCCCTGGGGACGAGCTCACTACTCGGCTGCAGCCTTTCCACAGCACT GAGCTAGAGGACGACGCCATCTATTCAGTGCACGTCCCTACTGGCCTTTATCGG ATCCGGAAAGGGGTGTCTGCCTCAGCTGTGCCCTtcactccctcctccccactgctgTCCTGCTCCCAGGAAGGAAGCCGCCACACG AGCAAGCTTTCCCGCCACGGCAGCGGAGCCGACAGTGACTATGAGAACACGCAAAGTGGGGACCCACTGCTGGG GCTGGAAGGGAAGAGGTTTCTAGAGCTGGGCAAAGAGGAAGACTTCCACCCAGAGCTGGAAAGCCTGGATGGAGACCTAGATCCTGGGCTTCCCAGCACAGAGGATGTCATCTTGAAGACAGAGCAGGTCACCAAGAACATTCAGGAACTGTTGCgggcagcccaggagttcaagcatGACAG cTTCGTGCCCTGCTCAGAGAAGATCCATTTGGCTGTGACCGAGATGGCCTCCCTCTTCCCAAAG AGGCCAGCCCTGGAACCAGTGCGGAGCTCACTGCGGCTGCTCAACGCCAGCGCCTACCGGCTGCAGAGTGAGTGCCGGAAGACAGTGCCCCCAGAGCCCGGCGCCCCAGTGGACTTCCAGCTGCTGACTCAGCAGGTGATCCAGTGCGCCTATGACATCGCCAAGGCTGCCAAGCAGCTGGTCACCATCACCACCCGAGAGAAGAAGCAGTGA
- the TP53I13 gene encoding tumor protein p53-inducible protein 13 isoform X5 encodes MALPPPSPQLLLLAALARLLGPSEVMAGPAEEAGAHCSESLWPLPPQVSPRVTYTRVSPGQAEDVTFLYHPCAHPWLKLQLALLAYACMANPSLTPDSSLTQDRPLVLTAWGLALEMAWVEPAWAAHWLMRRRRRKQRKKKAWIYCESLSRPTPSEPTPGRGRLCQRGCVQALALAFALRSWRPPGTEVTSQGPGQPSPSGAKRRRLRAALGPQPTRSALRFPSASPGSLKAKQSMVGIPGRESNGPSVPTVSLLPGASGGNASSRTEAQVPNGQGSPGGCVCSSQASPAPRAAAPPRAARGPTPRTEEAAWAAMALTFLLVLLTLATLCTRLHRNFRRGESIYWGPTADSQDTVAGEEFPPYPRPPPHLASPAAPHSFPALPPLTARRPAHSCAEAEAAAALAPGQALPPETPPPAHAGQRPGRRELGVTAWDLPLWRAAPPRAARPRPLPRGPRAGRPLVAVARHWPGTAGAFLLVGC; translated from the exons ATGGCGCTTCCTCCGCCTTCGCCCCAACTGCTTCTCCTGGCAGCCCTCGCGAGGCTCCTGGGTCCCAGCGAG GTGATGGCTGGACCGGCGGAGGAGGCGGGAGCCCATTGTTCCGAGAGCCTGTGGCCTCTGCCCCCGCAG GTGTCACCTAGAGTGACCTACACACGAGTGAGCCCAGGGCAG GCTGAGGATGTCACCTTCCTCTACCACCCCTGTGCCCACCCCTGGCTGAAGCTCCAGCTTGCCCTCCTGGCCTACGCTTGTATGGCTAACCCCTCCCTCACCCCTGACTCCAGCCTCACGCAGGATCGG CCCCTGGTACTGACTGCATGGGGGTTGGCGCTGGAGATGGCCTGGGTAGAGCCAGCCTGGGCTGCCCACTGGCTGATgaggaggcggaggaggaagcagaggaagaagaaggcATGGATCTACTGTGAAAGCCTTTCGAGGCCGACTCCCTCCGAGCCAACCCCCGGTAGAGGGAGGCTGTGCCAGAGAGGGTGTGTGCAG GCCCTGGCTCTGGCCTTCGCTCTGCGGAGCTGGCGGCCTCCTGGCACAGAGGTGACATCTCAAGGGCCCGGGCAGCCCTCTCCCAGTGGTGccaagaggcggaggctgcgggcTGCCCTTGGTCCCCAGCCCACTCGCTCAGCCCTGAGGTTTCCCTCTGCTTCCCCAGGGAGCTTGAAGGCCAAGCAGTCCATGGTGGGAATCCCTGGTAGGGAGAGTAATGGCCCATCTGTGCCCACTGTCTCCTTGCTGCCGGGGGCGTCTGGAGGCAATGCCAGCTCCAGGACAGAGGCTCAGGTGCCCAACGGGCAAGGCAGCCCAGGGGGCTGTGTCTGTTCAAGTCAGGCTTCCCCGGCCCCTCGCGCAGCAGCGCCTCCACGGGCAGCCCGGGGCCCCACCCCACGCACTGAAGAGGCCGCCTGGGCTGCCATGGCCCTGACCTTCCTGCTGGTGCTGCTCACCTTGGCCACGCTCTGCACACGGCTGCACAGAAACTTCCGACGCGGGGAGAGCATCTACTGGGGGCCCACAGCGGACAGCCAGGACACAGTGGCTGGTGAGGAGTTCCCTCCCTACCCGAGGCCCCCGCCCCACCTCGCGTCGCCCGCAGCGCCCCATAGCTTCCCTGCCCTCCCGCCCTTGACTGCTCGGCGCCCGGCCCACAGCTGTGCTGAAGCGGAGGCTGCTGCAGCCCTCGCGCCGGGTCAAGCGCTCCCGCCGGAGACCCCTCCTCCCGCCCACGCCGGACAGCGGCCCGGAAGGCGAGAGCTCGGAGTGACGGCCTGGGACCTGCCACTGTGGCGTGCGGCTCCTCCCCGCGCCGCGAGGCCGCGACCTCTGCCACGTGGACCGCGCGCGGGGCGCCCCCTGGTGGCGGTGGCGCGGCACTGGCCGGGCACCGCGGGGGCTTTCCTCCTCGTCGGTTGCTGA